The genomic stretch CAGGAACATCACTAGTTAATCATCAGCAAGGTAATTGATCACAAAAAGTGTGAGCAGTGGACTTTTTATGAAAGTTCAATTTCCCAAGATAACTATAAAGATGGATTCCTAGTGCCAGTGGTACTTAAAGTCTTACTTGCAGAATAGGTTGCAGAAGGCTCGGATCAAAACTCTGAGAGGTTCTCAGAAGTCCCCATATCCTCATGACTTGATCCCGGAGACCTATCATCCTTTTCAGTTCATCATCATTCATCACGAGAGGTCCATTAGCATTCCCATTGAATAATAGAGTTCGCATAAAAGCAGGAGCAGAATTATATCCATCGATAACTGAACCAAGGACGATAGCTTCTGTTACACGAACAGACTCCTTTACCACCAAAACCCGCAGTTCTTCCCCCTCGGGGCCCAATAATAGCTTCAAAACAGGTTGCAAAGCATCTTTTGCTGAAAAGTCTCTGTCTTTTCTACCTTGTTCAAGTAAGTTTTCAAGTCTATTCCACCTGCAAAAGAGTATCATTTCTTGTCAATGTCCAAAATATAACAACGTTCGTTGCATGGAACAAAGATAGTGGCAGTTACATGCCTAAACCTCCCATCCTTGAACAGCAACTCAATAAGAGCATCTCTCAGATATGGATTTGGATCAGTGAGAAGCCTCTTAGcaaaataaggatatgaagcaGCCAGCACCTTGAAGTTAGGATCAGCATAAAGTGCTAAACCTTCCAGCACGGTAAGGGATCTCAATATCAAAGCATAATATGCAGGCACTGCAGAGACATGGTCATGCCAAAAAGTCAGACTCACAAACTTCCatgcaaagagaagaaaagcagAGACATTTTCTGTTGGCTGCTATAGAAACAAAAAGATATACATAAAATAAGGGCCTTGTTAATACAATTGCCCCTGGGGCACTTGTTAAGCATACTTAATAAAGTATGTTTTGATTTCCAAAGCACTGATCACACAAAGTACGAGTAAAACACTGTATTAAAAAACTGCAAACTGAGCGGCCAGAGATTGATTGAACAGCCCCTATCCCCCCTGCTTACCTACTCGTGCTCCTAGCTTTCTCTTTAAACTGTCTTAACTTGTGCCCATAGGGCAATCGCTAACAGAATCTGTTAAATAAATTCCTGTTCATTTATTTGTCCCTAATTGGAAAAATCTTCAAACGGTAGCAACCAGTAACTAGAGATATTCCAAAGAAGAAGGTAGATCGAGGAGGCGCATCTTGAGTTCAAGGTCCATTAAAGGCAGAATGCAGATGTAGATAAATCAATATGAGAGCGACTCACCATTGAAAGGATACTGGTATAAAACAGCGCCCAAGCCATCGACTAAGGTTTTGAAGTTTAGTTCACTGACAGTTGCATTAAGCGCATCATCAAAAAAGTTCCGAAGAGCCGGCACAATTGGCGACACATCCACATCAGGTGAGAGAAAATCTAGAGCATAGTAGTCACGAGCCATAGCTTCATAATCCCGATTAACGAGGTGGACCACATGACCTATTATAGCAAACCTCGCTGCCTCCGGGGTCTCACTCATCAtcccaaaatcaagaaaagcaaGTTTACCCTCAGGCGTTGCCAAAAGATTACCAGGATGAGGATCTGCATGAAAATATCCATACTCAAGCAGCTGTCTAAGGCTGCACTGAATGCCTGCGTTCACAAAATCCAGAACTTTTAAACCTTGTCTCTCAATTGCTTCCTGCTCATTTAGTTTGACTCCATCCACCCAGTCCATTGTCAACACTTTGCCACTTGTATAATCCCAAAAAATATCAGGGACAAGGACATCTGCCTTGTCAGCATACAACTGCTTAAACCTCCTTGCATTCTGCCCCTCCTGCAGACACCTGTCAAAATTAACAATCAAGCCCAACAAAATCTTATAGAAAATTCTTCAGGGCTTACCAAATCACACAAATGCAAAGAGATCCTTCGAACTAACTATACATCTTAAGAAGCAAGTATACCTCTGAGTTAAAGCCAAATTTGGCTGGCAGTGTGAGCATGTATGCATACCATAAGTTCATAAGGAAGCTAACCTGCACGTAGTTGAGCTCCTGATAAACTCTTCGAGCAAATTCATCAATAAGAGCAACGGCATCACTGGTAATTATGTCGACGTATTTATTGATGAGAATTCCAAGACCTCTTATCAGGTAGAAGTCAAGCCCTATAGCTTCTTCGATAGCTGGTCTTTGCACTTTTACAGCAACTAATTGACCAGAATATCTCAGCCGTGCTTTGTAAACTTGCCCTAAGCTTGCCGCAGCTATTGGAGAAGGGGATATAGATGAGAAAATCGAATCAAGGGTCAGCCCCAGCTCCCTCTCAATGCAGGCAAATGCTTCAGTATCTGGGAATGTGGGCAGAGCATCCTGTTTTGGTAAAATTAATTAAAGGCAATGACGACCATTAGAAAACTTGCTCTATCTCTCCACGGTCTTCCCTTATTACCCTGAATATTATCATATAAACAGACGAGATGTAGAAACTCCCCTTTGGAGATTCGAGATATACAAACTCAGCAAAATAAAATGCGAAGATTGTAAAACAAAATGCCCTCTTGATTCTAATACAATCTTCGCATCTGGATTGACATAAATGCATTAACTCATGCACGAAATAGAATTCAGGTCAATCGATTCTTATAAGGAATCAAGCAGTGTCATCGTAACATGTCTGTATTACGTCAACTGCAATCTCAGAGCACACAGATGCACATGTCCAGAGATGAAGCAGTACCTGAAGTTCAGAGAGCTCCTCCAAGTACTCGGGAGGGCAGAGATCGGGCCTTGTCGACAGCCCCTGCCCTATTTTAACAAAAGTTGGCCCCAATCTCGTAAAAATCCTTCTCAACTCAGCACCTCGCCTCCTCTTATTTTGATCAATCTGTCCATTGCTTTGATCCACCAACAACTTAATTGCGAAAGAACCTAAAGCAACCAATATGTCCAGCGCTCTACTCACCACCTAGCGAAATTTAATTCCACTTAATCAACCAAATGAACCACGATTCAATCTCTCCAGCGCAATTCGAAATCTACGCACGTAAGCCCACACAATACGCGCACAAACAAATAATATCCAAAACACATcatcaggagagagagagagagagagagaccttgatAGGGCGAGAGCCGTATCGGCGAGAGAGGAGCTCGGGAGTGTAAACGGTGGCATTGGCGGCGCGAGCCATGGCTCGAGCCTCGGCTTGGATATCCTCAGCTCGGTCGACGCTCAGCACCGGCACGACCGCGCCGACcctgcctcctcctcctccgccgtccCTGACCACCGGCGGACCTCGAGGACCCGCTTCGACCAGGGCCGCTCTCGCAGCCGCCACTCTCGCCGCCGCTTTGCCTCCATTGACGGACCTCGGGACCGGAATCGGGCGCCACGACGGCGAAGACACCGTGAAAGCGCTGGCAGACATGGACGACTCGGTTCAATGGCGAGTGAAGGGACACGACAGGACTTATTAGGATTTTCGGACCACCCCGCGGAAATGAGATTCTTCCTCTCCGTTTTCGGAAGATTTtcgagagaggaaagagagcgAGACGTTTCTTATTATTTCTGGCCGGCATTGTGCGTACACGTGTCCATTTTTAAGAGGCCAGTGCCAGgtggtaattttccttttttcctcatatgttttttgactTTCCCTGGTTACagtgcaatttttttcctttttatggtcCGACACACTCCGAGGTATCCATCTCCTCTAAAGCCGAGATGGTACTTTTCCCCGTCCTTAGTAATATCAGTAAGCGATGCTTAATTTTTGTGTACACTAGATTAAAATCcaatctcgaattttttttggtagaatCTCGAATTTAAGATAAGCTCTTTTTTGTTGTATTCGAGATGTTAAACTTTGACTagttcttctttattttattacGTGAAACACGATATCATTTATTCGCTCAAGAGATCAAGTGCGGTAAGAAAACACCGTttgtttttttgcttttccaagGTCCAATTGTTTGCTTATCAACCACGATCACAAGCGAAAGGGATGTCGCTTTGGTACCTTCCAAGAGATCTTTCTTCCTTGCCTTGAACTACCACCAGATAATCCATTCCGAACCAAGCATCAAACAAACAAACGGACAAGAAATTTATCTATTTTGAAAAGCACATATGATATGAATTTGAAtcccccccccaaaaagaaaaagaggacaaatggaaagaaaatcaacaaGATGTTCGATGCTCCGTGCTTACTAAAGGTGTGGATAGAGGTGGAGTCGCTTTTTAGGTCAAGAGAAATCAGGCTCGGCTGATCTTTTctttgggggaaaaaaacactcgcaaaaacaaatgattgtataaataaagaaatcaaatgaatatATCGAGACTTTGAAAACCcattaaaaagaaatgggaaagattataaaaaaaatcttaaatctattgtatggatACCAATTAAGCTCGGCGACCGActaaggaagaaggggaaaaaatgagaaaaaaataaaaagagtccaaaatattaaaaaaaaatgaaaaaaaaaatcaacatctgCACTTGTCACACTACATAGTACAGTCTGTGTCTATATCAACGATTGCCGCCCAAAAATAATCGGAAGGATAACATTGGCAAAGCATCGAggagtttaagactaaattaatatccgtacaataagtttaagacttttatgattttcatcacaaaagaaATGTCatgcaagttttaaaacttttaaaacaggtAATTAAAGCCTAAAATTatccaaggaaaaagaaattaagtgTTTCTATCAGCTTCATctatttttattgtatttttttttaggatcgaaTAGCTTCATGTATTTTGGCGTCGATGCGAGGCAAGTGGGACGCCATGTCGGCAATTTTTTGGGCCCCTTCTCGTCCATCGCGGAAGTGTGGCAATCGCGTATTGGGCTCTTCGGCCCGAAAACAAGATTGCTCGTTTAGATTGGAAGGCCCAAGTTCTCTCCGGCCCAGCTCAAGCGACAACCGCTTGCGTCAGCGAACATTAAACGGAGAATCGAGAAGCACAATACTCGCTGCACGCACATCGCTCTCGGGCTGAAGGCTGGACAGGAGAGTGTGCACAGCTCCTCGCCGGAGCTCCATAGGAAAAGGGCTTCAATGGCTTCATCTAGCAGCGGCCTCACGTTCAAGCTTCATCCATTGGTGATCCTCAACATCTCCGATCACTACACCCGGGTCAAGTCTCAGCTCCACCCGCCGCCCTCAGTCCACGACGCCAGCAACGGCGTCGATCCGTCCGCCGCGCCGCCGGCCGATCCTCCGAGAGTGTACGGATGCGTGATCGGAGTCCAGAGGGGTCGTACCGTGGAGATATTCAACAGCTTCGAGCTTCTGTATGAGCCCGCCACGCACTCGCTCGACCGCGCCTTCCTCGACAAGAAACAAGAGCTCTGTTCAGTTCCCTTCTCTcatcctctccctccctctatCCGTCTTCTGTTTGTCGCTTTTGTTTGTGATTGTTGGCGGATTATATGTGTGATTGTTTGCTTCCGTTGTGCGGACGGAGGGTGTTAGGGTTTTAAGCTTAGCTTTTTGTGTTctgacttttttccttttttctttttaatctgcGACAGATAAGAAGGTTTTCCCGAATTTCTATGTCCTTGGATGGTATTCAACTGGGAGCGATGCAGAAGAATCCGATATGCATATTCACAAAGCCGTAAGTAATAATTCTGTAATCTTCTGGCTGATAGTTATGAATGCCTTTCTCTGTGTTCACTCGGGCATTTGAAGGAAATAAGGTTGGAACGTTACTGTCAAAGAATATATTTGGCGACGGTTCGAGTCTGAAGTGCATTTTGGGGTTATTGCGAATGGTGGATATTTCATGTGATACTTACCAATCTTTGTTCGTTTATTGATTTTTGGTGGTGCAACCCCTTTCCAAGTCAATAGACAAAGCTCGCTTACGAGCTGTAGCCCCTGTCCAGGCAAAACGGTTGTGTTCTCTGCAGACAAATTCGAATCTCTATGTTTATTGTGTGTTGGGTGTCTATATTACAAAACGATGAAGGGTGCATGCATTTACTCTAGTGATTTCCGAGTGACAATTGATAAAGCCTGTATATTTTAATTGACAGTTGATGGATATCAATGAAAGCCCTGTCTACGTTCTTCTCAATCCTTCAATTAATCATGCCCAGAAGGATCTCCCTGTTACTATCTACGAAAGTGGTAAGTGACTATGTCCTTCTCTGAAAGTTCGTTGATTATCTTGCTATCAGTAAGGCAGTTCTGCTCTCATTTCTCATTAAGGTAATGTTTGCCATTCCTCATTCCAACCAGGCGAGTGTCCTGGTGCATTGGCTATATAATGCATTTCCTCTTGGCCTTCTTGGTATTTAGTGTTTCAAAAGCATTTTATACATGAAAAAAAGAGGCAGGTAGTCATCACAGTAAGGAGTCCAGGATATCCTTAGAGCTCTCTTATCAGAAAGGAATACTTTAGCTCTGGGAAAGTTTTCATACCGTGCCTTATGgacaaatttttggaacattaGCTTCTGCCTGTTCTCAGCAGATTATCTAAGAACATTTGTCGTCACTTCTAATCTCTGTAACTTTTTGGTTGATTAATTACCACAACTAGCAACACTaagatgatttttttcctttatattgGATGGACATCCGCACAACCATAGAGCTGCATGTCATAGATGGGATTCCACAGCTTATATTTGTCCATGCGAGCTACACCATTGAGGTATGTTCTTTTATGTTGGCATGCATCtgatttattttacttattcttAACCAGGATAATTGAATtgtttgtttcttattttgaagACGGTAGAAGCAGAAAGGATATCAGTTGATCACGTTGCTCATCTGAAGCCATCTGACGGAGGTACAGCAGCTACTCAGTGTAAGGACTCATCACCTTCCATAATCTCTAGCAAGTCCCAGTCCATTATCAAACATCATCTGCACCACACAGATGATGACCCCCCTCCCtcccaaaaaaaggaagcaaaaatTATAAGGcagaggagaaagagaaggcCTCTCTGTGGATAATAGTACAAATAACTGAATAAGCAAGATGATAGCAGTCAGATTCTCCCTCTTATTTAactgaaggaaaaaagaattaatcCCACATTTTTTTGACATGCGTTCTTCTGCAGTGGCCGCTCACCTCACAGGAATTCACAGTGCCATCAAGATGTTGAATAGCCGAGTTAGAGTGCTTCACCACTATCTTCTTGCAATGCAGAAAGGTATGtggttcttctctctcttccaaatCAATTGGGGGTGATAAAGAAGTTCGAGGAGCCCCACTCCGCAATGTTGCAGCCCACCTACTATAGAATGTGACTCAGACAAGAGAATGAATTATGCTTATGCCCTACCAGAATATTTCTTGCTCACATGGGAAAACAATGAACCAATCTCTCCCATCTCCATTTCTTATGTATCCTCTGAATTTGACTTCTCTTGCTTCAATGTGAAGTGGATATCAATAGGCATGACTAATATAGCTTAGAGTGTGTACGGATTGCACATGCAGGTGAGATTCCTTGTGAGAATTCTCTGCTGAGACAAGTATCTAGTCTTCTCAGAAGATTGCCAGCTATTGAATCAGGGAAATTTCAGGACGACTTTTTGATGGTCAGTATTCTGTTTGGTTTGACATACCCTGAAGTCgagttttccttcttcttcttttttccttttttttccactttatATGTTTTTTGCTGAGTAATTTTGTTGTTCACTTTCTTGCTAAATTCTTCTCCAACTTGCTTTTCTTCCAGGAGTACAATGATACGTTGCTGATTACTTACCTGGCCATGCTCACCAACTGCTCAAGGTATGaacaaatttttgaattatttactTTGGACTTATATCAAGTATGTTCAGGAGTCCCGATTAGGGAGGAAAATACTTCCGTGGACCATCTTCCGGGTGGTCCAAGGTTTTGTTCAGACAGGAGGATTGTGTATATACATCAAACCACTACACCTGTCATGTGCCTGAAAGGTTATCCAACCAAGCTAGTTATTAGCCGAAACTGGAAAATATCTACTACTAGTTGGAATTTCATCAGGAACTATTCGACTCAGGTGACATCTACCTAGGATTTTACTTTTTTGTGCAATCTACTTGTTATGAATTGCACCTAGCAGATATGGTGTTGGAAAACCTTCTCCAATATTTAGCCTGAGCGACACTATGCATTTGTTCTTTCACAAGGTTTCGAGTTAGTCTGTCCGTGAAGCCTAGTAACATGATAAACGTTGTGCAAGTAGACAGGTTGAGAGctttcttttgtgaaatttgCTTAATTTTGGTTGGTGTGCTTTAGAACTTAGAAGTTTTTGAGGTGCACAGACACATTGATAATATGATTAGATTGACATTAATTTGTCAATACCTGTGTTTGCTCTCAATGTTTTGAGGCTTCATTTGAGAAACTCAGATAATTTTTCTCCTCTTTGCAGCACAATGAATGAGctaattgacaaattcaacaCCGCTTATGACAGACACAGTAGGAGGGGAGGAAGAACGCCCTTTGTTTGAAAGATTCCTTGTTTCTATTGGTCCACCTTCAATTGATTATGGTTCTCCATCTCTCCTGGCATTGCACTTGATTGGTGGCCTACTGTCAAAGTCTAGGCTTGTGCATGACGCGAGCGATCATGACCAATGCATGTTGAGCAAGTTTCAGCCAAGGCCCATACCACATAGAAGATGAGATCAGGGAGATGGAATCAAAATCTAATAGAAACGTGTATACATTCGCCTTTTACTAAGGTTCTCTCACTATTTATTTTGGATGTTCCTTCCTCCTGGGCATTTCGTAGTTCCCGGGGCTAACAATAGTGAACTAGGGAACCTTGCTGCAAGATTTTCCATACGTTACAGGCATGTTTTGACCTTTCGTGTTGCCTTGAGATAATGGTCCCGGCATAGCTTTTAGCATCTTGTAGCGAGTCTATGTTAACTTCTTGGATTTGAGACTTTGTTGCCGAACTTGTATACTTGGAGCCCGTTCAAGCTTCTTGCGTTCGCTTCCACTTTCCATCTTTTTTATCCAATAATAAAATGACGTAATGTACCTTCTTGGGGGAGAATAAGATCACGGTGTACATTAAAATATGTGGTGTTTATCATGTCTAGCATGAGTCGAGGAAATACGAGAAAAGTAACATTTGTAACCTGCTAGGATAAAGGGTCAAATTCTTGTAGGCCTTCGAGGATGTCAAGTGGTTGGTGCTGTAAGTAAAACGTGAATAGTGTGATACGAACGAACGGACAAATGTTGAGAAACTTCATTTTCGGTTTATTCCAGCTCTCATTGAGAGTGTTTTACGACAGACAGCACGTAACAACAAACTTGAAGTTCTTGCCCTCTGGCTTAGGCCACTACCAAATGCGTAAATCAAtgagagaagaaaacaaattggcAAAGTTCAATTTCACGTTGAATCATGCTCCCTAGAAAAAGCTCTCTTCAAGCTTCAGACAGACAGTTCGTTTTTGGAGATGAGAATCCCGTCGCTATCTGCATACAACCATTCCCCTTCGCGGATCAGCGTGCCCGCGATGTGGAGAGGGACATGCTTTTCCCCGACCCCTTTCTTGCCCGGTTTCACGGGATTCGAGGCCAAGGCCCTGACGCCAATCGAACACTCGTTGATCTCGTCCACATCTCTAATGCAGCCATTCACAACAATGCCAGCCCATCCCATGTTCTGAGCCAACTGTCCCATGATCCCACCCATCAGTGCAGATCTCAAGCTTCCTCCGCCATCGATGACCAACACTCTCCCTTGGCCTCTGGTTTCGAGCAGCTCCCGAACCAGGACGTTGTCCTCAAACACCTTGACAGTGACAATGGGACCCGAGAACGTTCTGTTCTGGCCATATATCTGGAATACCGGATGCAGCACGCGCAGGTCGCCCCTTGCTAAGACAGACGCGTTTGAGTCACAGACTTCGGCGGTTGCCAGAGAAGCCATTGTATTATCCTGCAATGTTGGTTGGTTAGTTCTTGGCAATTGAGGAAAAACACTGACGATCCAGATACAGTCTTGCATCTCTCTTTACTGCACCAGTAAACTATCCATTACCAGTCTACTTAGGTCATATATCAATCTAAAGGAGTACCTAGACCATGCGTTGGTAACCTCCAACAAAGCAACTTGTGCACATTTGCACATTTTGCAGACTGATGCACTGGAGGTTCCGTTTCCTGTAAGGAGCTGAAGAAAATAGCTAGTGCACAACCTGAGCTTATGCCATAAAAGTT from Rhodamnia argentea isolate NSW1041297 chromosome 2, ASM2092103v1, whole genome shotgun sequence encodes the following:
- the LOC115728874 gene encoding COP9 signalosome complex subunit 6a-like isoform X2; this translates as MASSSSGLTFKLHPLVILNISDHYTRVKSQLHPPPSVHDASNGVDPSAAPPADPPRVYGCVIGVQRGRTVEIFNSFELLYEPATHSLDRAFLDKKQELYKKVFPNFYVLGWYSTGSDAEESDMHIHKALMDINESPVYVLLNPSINHAQKDLPVTIYESELHVIDGIPQLIFVHASYTIETVEAERISVDHVAHLKPSDGGTAATQLAAHLTGIHSAIKMLNSRVRVLHHYLLAMQKGEIPCENSLLRQVSSLLRRLPAIESGKFQDDFLMEYNDTLLITYLAMLTNCSRHSRRGGRTPFV
- the LOC115728874 gene encoding COP9 signalosome complex subunit 6a-like isoform X1, with translation MASSSSGLTFKLHPLVILNISDHYTRVKSQLHPPPSVHDASNGVDPSAAPPADPPRVYGCVIGVQRGRTVEIFNSFELLYEPATHSLDRAFLDKKQELYKKVFPNFYVLGWYSTGSDAEESDMHIHKALMDINESPVYVLLNPSINHAQKDLPVTIYESELHVIDGIPQLIFVHASYTIETVEAERISVDHVAHLKPSDGGTAATQLAAHLTGIHSAIKMLNSRVRVLHHYLLAMQKGEIPCENSLLRQVSSLLRRLPAIESGKFQDDFLMEYNDTLLITYLAMLTNCSSTMNELIDKFNTAYDRHSRRGGRTPFV
- the LOC115731207 gene encoding putative 4-hydroxy-4-methyl-2-oxoglutarate aldolase 3; protein product: MASLATAEVCDSNASVLARGDLRVLHPVFQIYGQNRTFSGPIVTVKVFEDNVLVRELLETRGQGRVLVIDGGGSLRSALMGGIMGQLAQNMGWAGIVVNGCIRDVDEINECSIGVRALASNPVKPGKKGVGEKHVPLHIAGTLIREGEWLYADSDGILISKNELSV
- the LOC115727113 gene encoding protein ACTIVITY OF BC1 COMPLEX KINASE 3, chloroplastic, coding for MSASAFTVSSPSWRPIPVPRSVNGGKAAARVAAARAALVEAGPRGPPVVRDGGGGGGRVGAVVPVLSVDRAEDIQAEARAMARAANATVYTPELLSRRYGSRPIKVVSRALDILVALGSFAIKLLVDQSNGQIDQNKRRRGAELRRIFTRLGPTFVKIGQGLSTRPDLCPPEYLEELSELQDALPTFPDTEAFACIERELGLTLDSIFSSISPSPIAAASLGQVYKARLRYSGQLVAVKVQRPAIEEAIGLDFYLIRGLGILINKYVDIITSDAVALIDEFARRVYQELNYVQEGQNARRFKQLYADKADVLVPDIFWDYTSGKVLTMDWVDGVKLNEQEAIERQGLKVLDFVNAGIQCSLRQLLEYGYFHADPHPGNLLATPEGKLAFLDFGMMSETPEAARFAIIGHVVHLVNRDYEAMARDYYALDFLSPDVDVSPIVPALRNFFDDALNATVSELNFKTLVDGLGAVLYQYPFNVPAYYALILRSLTVLEGLALYADPNFKVLAASYPYFAKRLLTDPNPYLRDALIELLFKDGRFRWNRLENLLEQGRKDRDFSAKDALQPVLKLLLGPEGEELRVLVVKESVRVTEAIVLGSVIDGYNSAPAFMRTLLFNGNANGPLVMNDDELKRMIGLRDQVMRIWGLLRTSQSFDPSLLQPILQVLQEPEARSLGGRVAGGITQRLAARMLQQVLRPPPTVATTSL